A region of the Silene latifolia isolate original U9 population chromosome 9, ASM4854445v1, whole genome shotgun sequence genome:
caaaaaactttcttctttgtcggcatgatggctgctagcacccaatgagtcctacatcaagagacatcatcattattaacaagtacatatattagttatgaaaatgtaATTGTAGGGGGacacgtaatattaatttgtttattaccctttttcattataaggggcaaaaatcagcttcttggttgtcgccaattgctgagcaatataatctacccgatcttcgaacgagtattccggaataaataaagataaaatataggggcacatgaatccgtattgatcagatggaatcttcttctcggggatcactctcaatttcaatatcctacattattacggtattaattccggtatttaaaacactatctagtagtcaaaatattagaatatgaaattatttattaagaaacttacttcatccaaacaaataggtgttggacatcaatctggtctaggccagcccaaatggctagcatatcccatgacataagtgcttcgcgctcaacccctagaatatcctcctcgagcggaataattatcaattgctcgttggCTATGCGACggcaagcctcctcatgcagtttcctcatcgtcaccgttcttactttttgcatgtaatccttcccagaatattttgtggagtttaaactcctaacttctttcagaTCGGGaaaataatgattctttgattttgtgcaactaccaccagcctacacatgtagataattaaaataataaaaaatccaaaggtaacatatatatcctagttggagtaataaaaataaaagcgtacttaactaaatacctcatcaacctgctctttcaatgatgaggtagtagtagcaggtatgactggggacttaggcttatcagtctttgttgtcccctacacaaaattaccatgctttttagaaatacagacaaaatataaataaagagagcgaggtttttaaaaaaatggagaagttaattaaatacctcatcaagtagTTGTCTGAACGAGGTAGTTGGCAtctccggggacttaggcttatccgccttagccggcttttctgttccctacataaaaaaaatttccatgcattttagaattacataaacaaaaaaaattaaagggaggttttcataaaaatggagaagttaattaaatacctcatcaagttgttgtctcgacgaggtagttggcatgtatgtggacttaggcttatccgccaaagccggcttttttgttccctacaaaaaaaaaaataacatataaatttaacatataaaaacattcaacaattaaaaatgtaacatatatataaaggtatttcttctaaccccaatcgcttttTTTCGCCGAGGCGAGAcgaccgagccaagtagatgtgagtttcaggccattggatgaaacttccaaccgcatctcccagaatggtaatgtcgtcacgaactgggacaggcagttggaagttttcatggcctggaaagactataGTTATCTCTAcgtttctatgattcggcaaaagtttttcgccatgaactacagtctccgctgctgatttggtgtgcatttctacgagaccccggccaacacgcacatatggattttcgaatttagggtcagcaagaataatggcctcttgtttacggctttgaagaatatacacatacattattatatcccaaaatttaatagaattcatataaatttaactaattaaacacttcatgcataccttactgaaaacagtgaactgacttgaaggggatgtatgctgtttttcatcagccgtcttctcaagttgcatctccttttcagacccattatttacctaaaaaaattaaccaatggtgttttggtaaatttctaccaatttagggttaaagcggtcttaGAGTTAGGTCTATGTTATGATTTGAATGATTGTTGTGTGTTATCCTGTATGAGCAATGTAAACAaagaacacaagcaattttggtgacgcggaaaacccgatgtgggaaacaaccgcggggggagacggaatcccaccaatattttcactataattcgagagGAAATACAGTTCGTATGCTTGCTATGAATGCTAGGGTGTAGTTCTTGTATTTTCTGATCCTCGTTTTTCCTTGTATCGAGGCTCCTTATATAGGGGAGGTCGATGagctagggtttcttgctttcCCTCCAAGTTATCCCTAATTTGACATTGGGTAGGACTTTCCTTCTTCGGATTCGCAAGACGTTGGACTCTCCTAAGCTTCTCCCGCGTGGGCCAAAGCCCATATCCTACGATGCTTGTTGACGCTGGCACCCTGATATCCTGCATCCCACGGCGCTTCCAGGCCTGCTGCCCCaagtcagcccatatccagattttgggcctaacagtttgcccccaattttctGCGAAAAGtgcaaccctaattatttgagcggGAAATTGCAGTGTATCGTTGAGTGACTTCTCGCATACTCCATTTCAATTTACATTTCTGAAAACCCCAACTACCCCTTCCTATTTAATCTCATCCGCCCACCATtttctctttcatcatcattttGCCTCCTCAAAACCCTAAACTTTCCGTCTCCCCAAATCCCTTTTTCGTCAACGTCCTTTCACTGCCAACGCCGCCTTCATCCGTCCTCTCAGGTACTTTCATTTCTCTCTCCTCGTTTATCATGGCTAAGACCCGCTTAACATCATCTTCCTCCACCACCATCGACCTCGAAAACGATGACTTCCCTTCACAGGGAGTCCTCAAGAGGCCGCATTCCGGCGACTCCCACCTAACCCAAGAGGATATACCTAGGATCAAAGCTCTGCTGGGGTTGGGTGACGATGTGGTGATCCTCATCCCCAAACCTGGCCAGAAAGCAGACGCCTTTCGTTCGGGGTGGATCTGCTTGTACACCTACCCCTTCGTCCTTGTTCTCAAATTTCCCTTCCCCCCGATGATCCAGGAGTTCATCCGCCTGAACTCTCTTCCTATGGCCCAAATCGCCCCTTATGCATGGAGAATCCTCCTGTCCACTGTCGCTCTGAACAACAGTATGGGCGTCGAGATTGGTTTGTCAGATCTGGCCCATAGGTTCGAGTGTCGGTCACTGGGACACGACCAATACACTTTTAGGTCGGTGGATAAGACTGAGAACTTCCTCCTCTCGGCGGCAAAAGGGAAAGACGATGGGTGGTACGAGGACTTCTTCTATGTCAAGCTTGAATCTCTCCCCATTCGTGCCGACTACCTGTTTGAGCACTAGGTTTTCGCCAAGAGTAAGTGTATTTGCATGTTTATTCCTAATTGCCCCCGTCGCTCACtgttcttactcttttatttgaTGCAGAACTCAAGAACCCTGAGAAGTCCGAGGACGAGGATACCTCTGTTGCCAAGCTCTTCTCCATCCCTGAAGATCGTAGATATTTTCCCCTCCTGCTCGCTGGTCTAGACGACTCTGTCACCGAGGAAACAATGTCTTCTGGTAAGCATCCTTTATTCCTAAAGCTTCCTGCCCCACTGGGTCTTCATTATGATTTCCTGCCTCCGTGTGCTACTGCAGGAAGCGCTAAACCGTCTGCTTCTGAGATTCTGATGCGCCATGCTAGGAAAAGAACCGATGACTTCTTCAGCTCCCCTGTCTCCTCAAGAAGAAGATCCACCTTGAGGCCTGCTCCTGAGCCCATCGAGGTGACTCCAATATCACGGGCGCCTGGATCCCCTGTTCATACCGATGAGTTGCTGCTACGCCTCCCTGCTGACTTTGGGGACGCTGATCGTGCGAACTACTGGCCTGCACTGGAGAGGCTCCTGACTCCGGCTTGCTCTAGGGCGTTTGATTCGACTACCCCCCAAGAGATGACCGACCTGGCTGCTGAACACTGCTTCCTTGTGAGCCTGCTTTCACTGTCTTTGTCTTTCTTTGCCCCTGGGCTTCCCTGACTAacaatttcttcttcttgtttttttttttttttttactgcaGGCTCTTCAATCATTCCTCTATCTTCGTAAGATGCTGCAGAGGGCTAAGGTTGAATGTCTGGCTTCCGTAGGGAAGAACAAGGAGCTCACAGTCACCTGTGCCAAGTTGAGGGAGCAGCTTCATGCGGCTTTTAAGGAGAAGGAGGCAGCTAAAGATCAGCTGGCGAGGACCCAGGAGGCCAACTGCGTTCTGACTTCTGGGTTAACAAAGGCAGAGGCCCGTGCTGAAGAGATGGCTGAACTGGCCAAGAATGTGGGAGCCTACACTGATTTTGAGGGGCGGATTGACTGCATCCGTGATTATACTGAGGGGAGGCACAAATCCTGGAACCTGGAAGAGGAGCTGGCAGAGTTTGCTCGTACATTTCCCAATGGTATGGACCTGAGTGCCCTGTTCCCTCCCGAGGCTGAAGCTGCTAACCCGGAGCCTGAATACACAGCCATGGATATTTCCGGAGCCATCTCTGGGACTGTCGAGGAGATCCTGGCTGGGGAGGCTGGTGATGGTGCTACTGCAACTCCTGAGGCTGTCCAGGCACCTGCAACGGAGAAGCAAATAGAGCATGGGGAGCAGAGCAATGGTTAGGAAGCATTTATcgagaggattgacctctcttaaattttatttcaaattatctggggacttggccctgtgtggcgcaagttttgtaaaaaactcttttttatttttatttcttgttttggttcgttttgtgcCTGCCGGTGTGCAGGTTTTGAACTTTTGATGGCGCCTGCTAAAGGTAGCAGGTGCCCTATTTTAAAGTTGCTCTGGGCCCAGGTTTCTAGGCCCTACTTTTGTTATACTTGCGTTTTTGCCACCGATTTCTGGAGTTTTGATTCCACATAGACATACCCAGGAAGCTGACTTGGCTCCAGGTGCACAGCCCCTGTTTCTGGCGACAGATTTTTGATaacatattttacccatgacgtaaaatatcttatcaCTAGGGTTGGCTGACTTAGAGCTTACCTTCATTGAATGTTTctgactaacaaggaatgttgcgttccttgtggttccagacgttTGAAATCCGTGCGTGCACCCATTGATCTACGACATAGCTAGCTAAGGAATTACTGAGttaacgttaaggtatgggtggtcttagtatgccgaaccctgcgcgctacctcggcgtatgctcTCCATGTGGCTTGACTTAAGATAAGCGTCTTCGTAGCCTCACATGGCAGGGGCTGGACCCTCAAAGTGTGCCTCATCTGATAAGTAACCAACATTAGTACCAAAGCCCTTCTTCGTAGAAGCGTTATAAAGTCCAAAGTAGTGCAAATTACCTGGTGCTACCTCATGGTGTTCCAGGGCAACAcctggatccaggaagccacagcCTGTACTACTCGGTTTAAAAATGACTCTTTCtgactaaaaaaaaaaagaaaaaccaaaAGAAAAAACGTTTTTGTGAAACGTACTAACGCCTAAAGCATAtactaaccccccccccccctttttttttttttttttttgaaaaccttttttgtttttgcttcacggactttcgaaaggtcctttgtacactaaagttttggcactttgtcagacaaagtaccgtttcaagtgacggatgttccagggtttatccaggatttgaccgtgtatggtcatcaacctgtatgCCCCATTCTTAATAACGCTTTCGACCTGATATGGCCCTTCCCATTTATAGGCAAACTTGCCTGCCTTGTGGTTCTTGGTATTTTCGAATACCCTTCTGAGTACTAGGTCCCCTACTTCGAGGGTCCTGATTTTGACATTCTTGTTATATGTCCTTGCTACGGATTGCTTATACGATGCCATACATATGTAAGCACTTTCTCGCAGCTCATCAACTGTATCCAGGCTCCTAGCCATTTCGACTTTGTTCTGTTCCGCCGTTTGACAGCCGTATCTGTGTGTGGGTACCAGAACTTCTGAGGGTATCAGTGCCTCCGCTCCGTATACCAGGCTAAACGGAGTTTGACCTGTTGCCATTTTAGGTGTTGTTCTATCCGACTAGAGTACCAGTGGTAGTTCATCTGCCCATTTCCCCCCAACTCTTCTAGCCGTTTTCTGAGGTTCTCCACgatgattttattgctggactcggcttggccgttggtttgtggATATCTGGGGCTGATTTTCTTAGTGTTATATTCCATCTTGCACGGAAGCCCTCGCTGTTGTCTGATATGAActgggacccattatcgcataTGATCTCAGATGGTATCCCAAATCTGCTTATGATGTTGCGTTTGATGAAAGAGATCACCTGTTGCTCCTTTACCTCCGTCATTGATTCTGCTTCAATCAATTTTGAGAAATAATCGGTCATAGCTAGCATATACACTCTGTTTCCTGGAGCTCTGGGCAGCTTAcccactatgtccatgccccacatcaTAAATGGCCATGGAGAGATAATCGGATGCATTGGTTCTCATTGGTTTGGTGGATTGCCGGAGCCGCCTTTTGACACGACTCGCGAGCGTTTAGCATGGTTCATCGCGCTGCGCGCATGGTGGGCCGAAATACCCTTGTCTTAAAATTTTGTTTGTGACTCCGTCCTCCGCCGTGATTCCCGCATTCTCTCCGTGCACATCTTTCAAGATCGTTTGCCTTCCTCCTTGCCTAAGCACCTAAGGCATGGTCCCGCCAATGATTTCTGAAGAGAATATTATCAATCATGATGTATCCGGAAGCTTTTATCCCGAAACTTTGCGCTTCCTTTCTGTTTTCTTCGGGAGTGTCCCATCCCTTAGCCAATTTAGGTATGGAACCCTCCAATCGCATCCTCGCGGTCCCTCGTGGAAACCAGCGTCCTGGCTCTTAGTGCACACTGCATGTGTACATCCTCTTTCATTGGTTTCTGATCTGGCTCTCCCTGGATGGCTGGGGTCAACACATGAGTAATTGGTATGTTTGATAGCTCTGCGGGATGGAAGGTGGATCCCAACGTGGCTAGAGCGTCTGCCTCCACGTTCTGCTCCCGCGGCACCTGAGTTATCTTGAATGTTCTGAATTTTAACTTTCGCTCTGTGGCTTATTTCAAGTAAGCTATCATCTTCGGGTCACGCGCTACATACTCGTTGTTTACATGATTTACCACAAGTAAGGAGTCACTGTATACCCTCAGGTTCCTCACCTTGAGCCCTGTCGCCATCTGCATCCCAAGTATAAGAGCTTCATATTCGGCTtcgttgttggttgccttgaactcACACCTAACGGCTTGCACTATCATGTCTCCTTTAGGAGATCGAAGGACCAGGCCTACGCCAGCCCCTCTTGCATTTGAGGCTCCATCAATGTACAAGGTCCAGATTTCACCGTCCTGATTCCTTGTTATTGCCAGCATTCCTTCTTCTGCCTCCCTACGGGTGGCGGGGCAGAAGTCAGAGACGAAATCTGCTAGGGCTTGGGATTTTATCGCCGTTCTGGGTTCAAATTGCAAGTCATAGCCACTAAGATGTACTGACCATTTAGTCATTCTACCtgaaagttcaggcttcctcataatAGTCTTCAGCGGGTAATTGGTTATGACATGGATGGTGTGAGATTCAAAGTACGGCCGTAGTTTATAAGAAGCAGTAACCAAAGCCAATGCTAGTTTTTCAAAGGAAGTGTACTTAATCTCTGCAGGGAGCAGAGACTTGCTAATGTAATACACGGGATGCTGCACTCCTTCCTGTTCTTTGACCAGGACAGCGCTTACGGCTGCTTCCGTGACTGACAGATACAAAAATAGTGGTTCCCCTTGCTCAGGTTTCGCGAGTAATGGTGGCGTGCTTAGGTAGCTTATTAGTTCTGCGAATGCTTTTTCATGCTCTTCAGTCCATTCGAATTTCTGACTCTTCCTCAATATATCATATAATAGTTTTCACCTATCCGAGGCCCTTGATATGAACCTATTTAGGGCCACCACCTTCCCTGCTAGCCTCTGCACATCTTTTGGCTTCTGGGGTGATTCCAGCTGGAGTATTGCTCTTATCTGCTCTTTGCTTGCCTCAATTCCCCTCTGGGTCACCATATACCCTAGGAATTTTCCCGAAGACACCTCAAACGAGCACTTGGATGGATTAAGTTTCATTTTAAATTCCCTTAACGTCTGGAAGGTATCCGCCAAGTGCTCCATGTGCATTTCTGCTTTTTtagatttcaccaccatgtcgtcaatgtatacttccatggtctttcctatttgttgcttgaacattttatttaccaACCGTTGATAGGTGGACCCGGCGTTCTTtaggccaaagggcatgaccttgtaacaatatatgcctctttccgACATGAATGCTGTTTTCTCTTGATCTTGTGGatgcatcttgatttgattgtaaccgCTCCAGGCATCGAGGAAAGTGAGTACCTCGTGTCCCGCagtagcgtccaccattgcatcgatatgtggcaGTGGGAAGGGATCCTTGGGATAAGCTTTGTTTAGATCTGTGAAGTCTACGCACACCCTCCATTATTTGCCGTTCTTTTTGGGCACCACTACTACGTTAGAGAGCCACTCAGGGTAACTGACTTCTCTAATTTTATCTGCTGCCAGGAGACTGTCTACTTCTTTGTTAATGACCTCATTTCTTTCTGccgcgaattttcttctcttctcATTGATCTTTGGGGTGGCTTGGGTTCACGCTAATTTATGCGAAATAACGGATGGGTCTATCCCCACCATATCATTGTGGGACCAGCGAAGCGATCCATGTTGTTCTTGAGAAATTGAATCACCGGTTGCTGTGAGCCTCTTCATCGCAGTTGCCCCAATCAACACTGTCCTATCCGGGTGTTCCTCGTCCAAATGTATCTGGTCCAGCTCCTCCGAGGGAGGCTCCTTGTATTTTGTCGAGGTGCCCTAGTCCTGTAATTGCTATGAGGGGAGCTTGGTTGTAGCCTTGAGGGCTTGGGTATAGCAGTTTCTGGATTCCTCTTGATCTCCTTTTACCGTAACCGTGCCCCATGGTGTTGGGAACTTGAGACACTGATGATATGTTGAAGGTACTGCCTTCATCTGATGCAGCCACGGTCTTCCTAGTATTACGTTGTAGGTGGTTGGACCTTCGATGACTAGGTATCTTACTAGTTTATTAACTCCTTCAATATACGTTGGGATGGTTATCTCACCTACTGAATGCGCAGTCTCCCCACTGAATCCCACCAGGGGCACAAATTTCTTTATCAGGTTTTCTTTATCGAAACCCATGGTTTTGAGGGTTTCGAGCATGATAAGGTTCACAGAGCTCCCTGTATCTACCAGTGCTTTCCGTACGGTGCAATTGCCGATGGATAATGTTATAGTTAGGGCATCGTCATGTTGTTTTGCGCCGCTTTCCATGTCAGTTTCATCGAAAGTTACCGGGGGTAAATTGCTCTGGCTTACTCTGTACGAAGTTTCTGGATGACCCCCTTTGCTCCCGGTGGCATTCCTCTTGGCAGCAGAATATGTCAAACCTGCTAGCTCAGATCCGCCTATTATCACGTTAATAATCTTCGTGCATATGGGTGGAGCAGAAGGAAGCACCTGATTTGCTGCTTCTCTTCTAttctgcttgcccccacgtgataacaggtggtccAAGTTCCCCTTACGTACCTGGAACTTCACCTCCCTCCGCAACTTGTAGCAATCTTCTGTTCTGTGACTTATGTCCTGGTGCCATTCGCATCTTTTGCTGCTGTCTCTGTCGTCGTTGGGTCGGTCCTGAGTGGGTGGCTTTGGCCACCTCACTTGATCACCCAAGTTTCTGAGTGCTTTTAACAACCCCTTCATTCCCGTGTTGAATCCGTATTCAGATAGCTTAGGAGGATGCGGAGAATCATCAATTTGCTGAGTTTTTTCTGCTACCCTGCTGATATTGGGTCTGGTGTATGACTTAGCTCTGTCGTCCTTCTTTTCTGGTGCGAATTTCCTGCTTGTCTTGTCGAAGCCTGCTGTACCCTTTCTAGCCTGTATATCTTCTTCCAACCTTAACGCTGCAGTAGCTCTCTGTTGGACTTCCTCGAATCTCTCACAAGGATACATCGTtaattctttgtagaggtttgactCCTTATCCAAGCCTTGCCTGAAGGCGTTGATGGCAGTGGACATATCACAGCCTCGTATTGAGACTTTTTCTGCATTGAACCTAGTAACGTAGTCTTTGATTGATTCACCTATCTCCTGAACGATCCTGTACAGATCACTCGGCTGCTTGGGTGTTCTCCGGCTGCTGGAGAACTATTGGTTGAAAGCGTTGACTAAATCGACGAATGAGGATATGGTCCCGTTAGGTAGACCGACGAACCATTGCAATGCTGCTCCGGTTAGGGTTGAACCGAATCCCTTACACATACATGCCTCTTTTGAGGCTCCCGTGGCTGTAGTaaccatcatcttctgcttgaattGGCTGATGTGATCACatggatctgtggttccatcgaAGAGGGTCATTGTTGGGACGCTAAATCCTTTTGGTAAGGCCACTATGGCTATGTCGTTAGTAAACGGTGAGTCAACGTAGCTTTCTGGTGCAACCATCTCCATAGGCAGAGGCATGCCGGGGACCCTCCTGAGGAGGCGTCGTAGTTCCTGGTACTGCTGTTCTATGTATGTCTCTCTTCCGGTGGGTCGCAGGTGCTCCTGTGACTGGTGTCCTACTCCTCGTACGAAGTTCCGTTGTTCCAGGATTTCTGTTTGACGCGCCTGCGATGCTGCTGCCACCGGAGTGTCTTCCCAGGTATACTCGCCTTGATTCGTAACTGGCATCCTGGTTATTGGGACTGCAATTGTGGCCCTGCTTCTCTGCGATCCCACCGCGCCTGACGTGGGTGTAGGTTCCTGGCGTACTGGTTCCTCATCTGGTGTTAATGCCCCCAGTCCTGTTGGGACCAGGCCTCCTCGTGGCTGTGGTGTTCCATCCATGTCCAGCCTGAGTGCTACTTCGCGTGGTAATACCCGCGTCTGCCTTCGGTCCCCACTTTCTCCTGGCGGCCTTCCAAATCTGTCTTCTTGCATCCCAGGGGTCGAATTAGCGGCCTGGTTCCTTAATTCGTTGATCTGTGCTCAGAGGAGATTGTTGTCCTCCTCCATCTGGGATCTCATGCTTCTATTTTCGCTCTGCATAGTCCTGATGGTCCTGGCTAATGTGTCCAACCCGCTTATCATGATGCTGGTAGGACTTGGAGGTGCCTGAATCTGTTGCCTGGGTTGTGCTCCCCTTTCTGATTGCGGGACTCCCTGCTGTCCCTGAGCGACTCCTGGGTCTTTAGTCTGAGCCCTTCCCGAAGATGGGCTTGATGCTGCCTGGGAACTCTGACTTTGCTTGGCTGCTGGTATCTGAACAACAGTGGTGGTCCGAATCGAAGTTGCACGTGTTGCCGCTGCTGCCGAGGGAGGTGGTACCTGTGTCGCTGCAGAGGGGGGCGGCACCTGTGTTGCTGGTTCACCGCCGACGTTGCCTGAGGTTGTTTCTTTGTGTCCGGACATGTTTTGACTGTTGAGTTAGACTGACTAACGaagacgaccactatgccccacggtgggcgtcaaactgttttggtaaatttctaccaatttagggttaaagcggtcttaGAGTTAGGTCTATGTTATGATTTGAATGATTGTTGTGTGTTATCCTGTATGAGCAATGTAAACAaagaacacaagcaattttggtgacgcggaaaacccgatgtgggaaacaaccgcggggggagacggaatcccaccaatattttcactataattcgagagGAAATACAGTTCGTATGCTTGCTATGAATGCTAGGGTGTAGTTCTTGTATTTTCTGATCCTCGTTCTTCCTTGTATCGAGGCTCCTTATATAGGGGAGGTCGATGagctagggtttcttgctttcCCTCCAAGTTATCCCTAATTTGACATTGGGTAGGACTTTCCTTCTTCGGATTCGCAAGACGTTGGACTCTCCTAAGCTTCTCCCGCGTGGGCCAATGCCCATATCCTACGCTGCTTGCTGACGCTGGCACCCTGATATCCTGCATCCCACGGCGCTTCCAGGCCTGCTGCCCCaagtcagcccatatccagattttgggcctaacaaatggcacgatgtcagaagttatagcattagagctggcagggaacacaccccctgatcttacccaaaaaaaaaggaaaagaaaaataaggaagtattaggtacctgatcggctttagttgttacaacttcagaagcattaggtacctgatctttctgaatctcgttgaccgatactttcttctcatgtattgccaaggtagtagcggcctcttgaccaatctgttgtaccttattaccctctatataaatgacatcctccatcatcttcacttcttcttcggaaagcttgcctccagcattcaactttagtagtacactagtacggatgccattaactgaagctgcgtgccaagaatgtaatg
Encoded here:
- the LOC141602401 gene encoding uncharacterized protein LOC141602401 translates to MQKVRTVTMRKLHEEACRRIANEQLIIIPLEEDILGVEREALMSWDMLAIWAGLDQIDVQHLFVWMKILKLRVIPEKKIPSDQYGFMCPYILSLFIPEYSFEDRVDYIAQQLATTKKLIFAPYNEKGTHWVLAAIMPTKKKVFWPLRREELTSRINPRKILMMALILLR